A window from Elusimicrobiota bacterium encodes these proteins:
- a CDS encoding Crp/Fnr family transcriptional regulator, producing the protein MLTKILTQVPFLKGLHKKEINHILSIARERKCKSGEIIFLKQDIGNNFFIVKSGRVKIFTSIGTEKKKTFAFLKKGDFFGEMSLLGGKIRSASAQAVEPTELLVISRRNFQDLILKNADFTLKLLHTLTIRLHRANQDVESMLFHNILGRLAEAVLELSKDKHTNPVKITIDQNELAQYMGTTRVPVCRAISTLKRGKVIDYKRGQLIVLNPARLKSIAGKSI; encoded by the coding sequence ATGCTTACAAAAATACTGACACAAGTGCCTTTTTTAAAGGGATTACACAAAAAAGAAATAAACCATATCCTTTCTATAGCCCGCGAACGCAAATGCAAAAGCGGGGAGATAATATTTTTAAAACAGGATATCGGCAATAACTTTTTTATAGTCAAGTCGGGCAGGGTAAAAATTTTCACCTCGATCGGGACTGAAAAGAAAAAGACTTTCGCCTTTCTCAAAAAAGGGGATTTTTTCGGCGAAATGTCCCTTTTGGGCGGCAAGATCCGTTCCGCCTCGGCCCAGGCGGTGGAACCCACCGAACTGCTGGTCATTTCAAGGCGCAATTTCCAAGATCTCATCCTTAAGAACGCCGACTTCACGCTGAAACTGCTGCATACACTGACGATCCGCCTGCACCGCGCGAATCAGGACGTGGAGTCGATGCTTTTCCATAATATCCTGGGGCGTCTTGCCGAGGCGGTGCTGGAACTTTCCAAAGACAAACACACAAACCCCGTGAAAATAACCATTGACCAGAATGAGCTGGCCCAGTATATGGGTACCACCCGTGTGCCGGTCTGCCGCGCCATAAGCACTCTCAAGCGCGGCAAGGTAATAGATTATAAACGCGGCCAGTTGATAGTACTTAACCCCGCGCGTCTGAAATCCATAGCCGGCAAAAGCATATGA
- the hisS gene encoding histidine--tRNA ligase: MIRSLRGFRDILPPDSDRFTAIEAAAREVFHLYGYREIRVPTLEARELFVKSTGDTTDIVQKEMYAFTDQGGREIAARPEGTPGVVRAYIENNLAQSGGNGKFFYIGSMFRAERPQAGRYREFEQIGAECIGAHSAFADAESISLLTKILIKTGVSGCLAELNSLGCAGCRAAYRAELLAYLRANSAALCEACQARLEKNPLRALDCKLDGPRLAIEAPVVKLCPACQGHFSQVQELLSASDVPFKVNKSLVRGLDYYTRTVFEVKAGALGSQDAVAGGGRYDELVKSMGGPDAPAVGWAFGVDRVALLLKDSVPAQKTANVFVVCACPEAAAKSFSLLGQLRSADISADFSDFTLSIKSQLRSADKSGASLALILGEEEVKNSVYALKFLKDKKDQQTVPAAEIVPVIRAALSAGQLGS, encoded by the coding sequence ATGATCCGTTCTCTTCGGGGTTTTCGCGACATTCTGCCGCCCGACTCTGACCGGTTCACGGCCATAGAAGCGGCCGCGCGCGAAGTTTTCCATCTTTACGGCTACCGCGAGATACGCGTTCCAACGCTTGAGGCGCGCGAGCTTTTTGTTAAATCCACCGGCGACACCACCGATATAGTGCAGAAAGAAATGTACGCTTTTACCGATCAGGGCGGCCGGGAGATAGCGGCGCGCCCCGAAGGCACACCCGGAGTTGTGCGGGCCTACATTGAAAATAACCTGGCGCAAAGCGGCGGGAACGGTAAATTTTTTTACATCGGCAGCATGTTCCGCGCCGAAAGGCCTCAGGCCGGCCGCTACCGCGAATTTGAACAGATAGGCGCCGAGTGCATAGGCGCCCACAGCGCTTTTGCCGACGCGGAATCCATTTCCCTGCTCACGAAAATACTCATAAAAACCGGAGTATCCGGCTGCCTGGCTGAGCTGAATTCGCTTGGCTGCGCGGGGTGCAGGGCCGCTTACAGGGCCGAACTTTTGGCTTATCTTAGGGCAAATTCAGCCGCCCTCTGCGAGGCCTGTCAGGCCCGCCTTGAAAAGAACCCGTTGAGAGCGCTTGACTGCAAACTTGACGGCCCGCGGCTCGCCATTGAGGCTCCCGTCGTAAAACTCTGCCCCGCCTGTCAGGGGCATTTTTCGCAGGTGCAGGAATTGCTCTCCGCTTCGGACGTGCCTTTCAAAGTAAACAAAAGCCTGGTGCGCGGACTTGACTACTATACCCGGACTGTTTTTGAAGTAAAAGCCGGCGCTTTAGGCAGCCAGGACGCCGTGGCGGGCGGCGGCCGTTACGACGAGCTGGTAAAATCCATGGGCGGCCCGGATGCGCCCGCCGTGGGCTGGGCTTTTGGCGTTGACAGAGTGGCGCTGCTGCTTAAGGATTCAGTCCCCGCGCAGAAAACCGCAAATGTTTTTGTCGTCTGCGCCTGCCCGGAAGCCGCCGCCAAATCATTCTCTTTGCTGGGTCAACTGCGCTCAGCCGATATCAGCGCCGATTTTTCCGATTTCACCCTTAGCATTAAATCGCAGCTGCGCTCAGCCGACAAATCGGGAGCTTCTCTGGCTCTCATCCTGGGAGAAGAAGAAGTTAAAAATTCGGTTTACGCGCTTAAATTTCTGAAAGACAAAAAAGACCAGCAGACCGTGCCCGCCGCGGAAATAGTGCCGGTAATCAGAGCGGCGCTATCAGCGGGACAGCTGGGCAGCTAG
- the aspS gene encoding aspartate--tRNA ligase yields the protein MTPTKTSMRTHTCGSLTAKDIGQTVTLCGWMDVKRNHGGVIFINLRDLYGVTQIVARPESPVFKPAEELKSEYVLQITGKVVPRPPESLNTKMATGEIEVEASNLEILNISQPLPFDLGEHAGVLEETRLKYRYLDLRRQKMARNLVIRSRVANVARAYLSSLDFNEIETPLLTRSTPEGARDFVVPSRTNPGKFYALPQSPQVFKQVLMASGLDRYFQLARNFRDEELRSDRQPEHTQIDLEMSFVTEADIAVVVEGMMSRIFSSIGDIIEAPFPEIEYSDAMARYGSDKPDLRYGLEIRDCSHIFKACGFKVIKGALESGGAVRAIKGPGGAGFYSRGEIDKLTELAKKSGAKGLLWFKFKDGKLESPVLKFLSAAETAAVAGFFALSEGDILFAAADTPAALAPQLGLVRNELIAKLKPEPLKKWAFLWVRHFPLLEKDPQTGRWTFTHNPFTAPLPEETAKLDTDPGNVRSCQYDLVLNGVELGSGSARNHTRAIQEKIFGLMGYSTAEIAEKFGMLVNALDFGAPPHAGIGIGFDRLTGIICGTDSIRDVIAFPKTTSGACPLSESPSPLDEAQLKELHLKITE from the coding sequence ATGACGCCCACAAAAACATCCATGCGTACCCACACCTGCGGAAGCCTTACCGCCAAAGATATAGGCCAGACAGTCACTCTTTGCGGCTGGATGGATGTGAAACGCAATCATGGCGGGGTTATTTTTATCAATCTGCGCGACCTTTACGGCGTAACCCAGATAGTGGCCCGCCCGGAAAGTCCGGTTTTTAAACCGGCGGAAGAGCTTAAAAGCGAATACGTGCTGCAAATAACCGGCAAGGTTGTCCCAAGGCCCCCTGAAAGTCTGAACACAAAAATGGCCACCGGAGAAATTGAAGTGGAGGCCTCAAACCTGGAGATTTTAAACATCTCCCAGCCGCTCCCTTTTGACCTTGGCGAACACGCCGGAGTGCTTGAGGAAACACGCCTGAAATACCGTTACCTTGACCTCCGGCGCCAGAAGATGGCGCGCAACCTGGTGATCCGCAGCCGCGTGGCCAATGTGGCGCGCGCCTACCTGAGTTCGCTTGACTTCAACGAAATTGAAACGCCGCTGCTTACCCGTTCCACACCAGAGGGCGCCCGAGATTTTGTGGTCCCGTCGCGCACAAATCCCGGCAAATTCTACGCCCTGCCGCAGTCGCCGCAGGTTTTTAAACAGGTCCTGATGGCCTCGGGCCTTGACCGCTATTTCCAGCTGGCCCGCAATTTCCGCGACGAGGAACTGCGTTCCGACCGCCAGCCCGAACATACCCAGATAGACCTTGAAATGTCCTTTGTCACCGAAGCCGACATCGCGGTTGTGGTGGAGGGCATGATGAGCCGTATTTTCTCCTCAATAGGCGACATCATAGAAGCCCCTTTTCCGGAGATCGAATATTCCGACGCCATGGCGCGCTACGGCTCGGATAAACCGGACCTGCGCTACGGCCTTGAGATACGGGACTGCTCGCATATTTTCAAGGCTTGCGGATTCAAGGTGATAAAAGGCGCGCTTGAGTCCGGCGGAGCCGTGCGCGCAATAAAGGGCCCCGGCGGAGCCGGATTTTATTCCAGGGGGGAAATAGACAAACTTACCGAACTGGCAAAGAAGTCCGGCGCGAAAGGCTTGCTCTGGTTTAAATTCAAGGACGGCAAACTGGAATCGCCCGTACTGAAGTTTTTAAGCGCGGCGGAAACCGCGGCTGTAGCCGGGTTTTTCGCGCTCAGCGAGGGGGACATTTTATTCGCGGCGGCGGACACGCCCGCGGCCCTCGCCCCGCAGCTTGGCCTTGTGCGCAATGAGCTGATCGCTAAGTTAAAGCCTGAACCCCTGAAAAAATGGGCCTTTCTCTGGGTCAGGCACTTCCCGCTTCTGGAAAAAGATCCGCAAACCGGACGCTGGACTTTTACGCACAATCCTTTCACCGCCCCGCTTCCGGAAGAGACGGCTAAACTTGATACCGACCCCGGCAACGTACGCTCCTGTCAGTACGACCTGGTTTTGAACGGCGTGGAACTGGGCTCGGGCTCGGCCAGAAACCATACCCGCGCCATACAGGAAAAGATTTTCGGCCTGATGGGCTACTCGACGGCGGAAATTGCCGAAAAATTCGGCATGCTGGTAAATGCGCTTGACTTCGGCGCTCCTCCTCACGCGGGCATCGGCATAGGTTTTGACCGGCTGACGGGAATAATCTGCGGCACGGATTCCATACGCGATGTAATAGCTTTTCCAAAAACCACCAGCGGCGCATGCCCGCTCTCCGAGTCGCCTTCGCCGCTTGACGAAGCGCAGCTCAAGGAATTACATTTAAAAATAACGGAATAA
- the lipA gene encoding lipoyl synthase, protein MLYPDWIITEVKKNKSGLRGGASLKTAVELAEYRLHTVCDSALCPNKGKCFSEGEATFLILGDSCTRACSFCAVTKNTPAPPDPGEPLRAAELSKKWALKYAVFTSPTRDDLPDGGAAHFAKTVTELKRLNPGLKTEPLIPDFNGILSSLETVLCAGPSVLGHNIETAAGLYAKVRSGADYGRSLNLLAHSKKFRPDILTKSGIMLGLGETDAQIETTLEDLLVHSCDLLTIGQYLAPSRNHFPVKKYYTPEDFSRWGEKALKMGFKAVLSGPLVRSSYRAARLYRKAGGK, encoded by the coding sequence ATGTTATATCCCGACTGGATCATCACCGAGGTAAAAAAGAATAAAAGCGGCCTGCGCGGCGGCGCGTCATTAAAAACGGCCGTGGAACTGGCCGAATATCGCCTGCATACAGTCTGCGATTCCGCCCTGTGCCCGAATAAAGGCAAATGTTTTTCCGAAGGCGAGGCTACTTTTCTTATTTTGGGCGATAGCTGCACCCGCGCCTGCTCTTTTTGCGCGGTCACAAAAAACACTCCGGCGCCGCCGGACCCCGGCGAGCCGCTGCGCGCGGCGGAGCTGTCAAAAAAATGGGCGCTGAAATATGCGGTTTTCACCTCGCCCACCCGCGATGATCTGCCGGACGGCGGGGCCGCTCATTTCGCCAAAACGGTCACAGAACTTAAACGGCTTAACCCCGGTCTGAAAACCGAACCGCTTATTCCGGATTTTAACGGTATTCTCTCATCGCTTGAAACCGTGCTTTGCGCCGGGCCCTCGGTGCTTGGCCACAACATTGAAACCGCCGCCGGTTTATACGCTAAAGTGCGCTCCGGGGCGGATTATGGGCGCTCCCTGAACCTTCTGGCTCATTCAAAAAAATTCCGCCCGGATATCCTCACAAAGTCCGGCATAATGCTGGGCCTTGGGGAAACTGACGCGCAAATAGAAACAACGCTTGAGGATCTGCTGGTCCATAGCTGCGACCTGCTGACCATCGGCCAGTACCTGGCTCCTTCGAGAAATCATTTTCCCGTAAAAAAATACTACACCCCGGAAGATTTTTCCCGCTGGGGCGAAAAAGCCCTGAAAATGGGTTTCAAGGCGGTCCTTTCAGGCCCGCTGGTCAGAAGCTCATACCGGGCAGCCCGGCTTTACCGCAAGGCAGGAGGGAAATGA
- a CDS encoding YciC family protein, with protein MPQSKTDSSLAWLQSGWDAYMDMLPPLLPFLLALEACKLPSLWLIHRFHTYIWMVLYSLLILTPVSLGLTLIYIKLHRRQKAGPRDFLRGFFVYPRALAVSLALGLLTLGGLLAFIIPGVILYLTYCFSEYALADKNTGIKESFALSAALTVKSRRELAPIILLTVLIEILTPEIAGISGGFKSPALAFDFKPWTIIGHALKIFVFLPWLSMSMAAAYNGLLRAASRLQDEKAKV; from the coding sequence ATGCCTCAATCCAAAACTGACTCAAGCCTTGCCTGGCTGCAAAGCGGCTGGGACGCGTATATGGATATGCTCCCGCCCCTGTTGCCTTTTTTGCTGGCGCTGGAAGCGTGCAAACTTCCCAGCCTCTGGCTGATACACCGCTTTCACACCTATATCTGGATGGTGCTTTATTCCCTGTTAATACTCACGCCGGTCAGCCTGGGGTTAACTCTGATTTACATAAAATTACACAGGCGTCAAAAAGCCGGGCCAAGAGATTTTCTGCGCGGCTTTTTTGTTTATCCCAGAGCACTTGCCGTTTCTCTCGCACTGGGCCTGCTTACCCTGGGGGGACTCCTCGCCTTTATCATCCCGGGGGTGATACTCTACCTCACTTATTGTTTCAGCGAATACGCCCTGGCCGATAAAAACACCGGGATCAAGGAGTCGTTCGCCTTAAGCGCCGCTTTGACCGTAAAAAGCCGCCGCGAGCTTGCGCCCATAATACTGCTTACTGTTTTAATAGAAATACTGACCCCTGAAATAGCGGGCATCTCCGGAGGCTTTAAAAGCCCCGCCCTCGCGTTTGACTTCAAGCCCTGGACGATTATCGGCCACGCGCTGAAGATTTTCGTATTTCTGCCGTGGCTCAGCATGTCTATGGCCGCCGCTTACAACGGTCTGCTGCGCGCCGCGTCCAGGCTGCAAGATGAAAAAGCTAAAGTCTGA
- a CDS encoding TIGR04013 family B12-binding domain/radical SAM domain-containing protein — MKKLKSEARGIDLVFYCPKENHYSFNALAGALEKNPAGAPRLLFAENKAEFLKTAGALPRKGRAAVLAFSFFTSQKNDIRVLLEKLPSPKSRNFTLIAGGAHPSGAPGETLAMGFDYVFQGEGEISLPEFLKSLSEGTPPKEKIIKGKPLSCLDTYPPVSLKWGRFGPLEITRGCPFACAYCQTSFLFGVKPRHRGLENTLHYVRLMNGRGLRYVRFITPDAFAYGSADGRKINLEAVKGLLEGTRAIIKDRGALFFGSFPSEVRPEHVTKETLALTRRFADNKRLVIGAQSASPRVLKAIHRGHSADDIYNAVELCAKYGFGADVDFIFGLPGETEKDIEETFSFILQILPSGARIHAHTFMPLPGTPFENKKPAPLTKKTEKFIRDLSARGQAFGQWEKQRAVNT; from the coding sequence ATGAAAAAGCTAAAGTCTGAAGCCCGCGGCATTGACCTTGTTTTTTACTGCCCTAAAGAAAACCATTACAGTTTCAACGCGCTTGCGGGCGCGCTTGAGAAGAACCCCGCCGGGGCCCCGCGCCTGCTATTTGCCGAAAATAAAGCCGAATTTTTAAAGACGGCGGGCGCTCTGCCCCGAAAAGGAAGGGCTGCGGTTCTGGCCTTCTCATTTTTTACCTCGCAAAAAAACGATATTCGCGTTCTGCTTGAAAAACTCCCTTCCCCAAAAAGCCGGAATTTTACGCTTATCGCGGGCGGAGCCCACCCGAGCGGGGCGCCCGGGGAAACGCTTGCGATGGGGTTTGATTATGTTTTCCAGGGCGAGGGGGAAATTTCCCTGCCGGAATTTCTGAAGTCTCTCTCCGAGGGAACGCCGCCAAAAGAAAAAATCATAAAAGGAAAGCCGCTTTCATGCCTTGATACGTACCCGCCTGTCTCGCTTAAATGGGGGAGATTCGGACCTCTTGAAATAACCAGGGGCTGTCCGTTTGCCTGCGCTTATTGCCAGACCTCTTTTTTATTCGGCGTCAAACCCCGCCACCGCGGCCTTGAGAACACGCTTCATTACGTGCGCCTGATGAACGGGAGGGGATTAAGATATGTCAGGTTTATAACCCCCGACGCTTTCGCCTACGGCTCTGCGGATGGCCGGAAAATAAATCTTGAGGCCGTAAAAGGCCTGCTTGAAGGGACGAGGGCTATAATAAAAGACAGGGGCGCCCTGTTTTTCGGCTCTTTCCCTTCCGAGGTGCGGCCCGAACACGTCACAAAAGAAACCCTTGCGCTGACCCGACGCTTTGCCGACAATAAACGCCTGGTAATAGGCGCGCAAAGCGCGAGTCCCCGCGTGCTTAAAGCCATACATCGCGGCCACAGCGCGGACGATATTTACAATGCCGTTGAGCTTTGCGCTAAATATGGTTTCGGGGCTGATGTGGACTTTATATTCGGCCTGCCGGGTGAAACAGAAAAGGACATTGAAGAAACCTTTTCTTTTATTTTACAAATACTTCCCTCAGGCGCGCGCATTCACGCGCATACTTTCATGCCGCTTCCCGGCACCCCCTTTGAGAATAAAAAACCCGCGCCCTTAACAAAAAAAACCGAAAAGTTTATAAGGGACCTCTCCGCCAGAGGACAAGCCTTCGGCCAATGGGAGAAGCAGCGTGCGGTGAACACGTAA
- a CDS encoding HDIG domain-containing protein, which translates to MEREKALELLKKHVKNENLVKHCLASEAVMRALALRLGADAEIWAMAGLLHDIDVELTGGDLKRHTLEAEKILTENGLAPEIIEAVKMHNETAHGKSRAEIFHKALAAGETITGLVTATALVYPDKKLSSVKTSSVVKRMKDKRFAASIDRSVIMECEQIGIPLEEFAALSVEAMRGVATELGL; encoded by the coding sequence ATGGAAAGAGAAAAAGCTTTGGAACTGCTTAAGAAGCATGTTAAGAATGAAAACCTGGTGAAACACTGCCTTGCGTCGGAGGCCGTAATGCGGGCGCTGGCCCTGAGACTTGGCGCGGACGCGGAAATATGGGCTATGGCGGGCCTTCTGCACGACATAGACGTGGAACTTACCGGAGGCGATTTGAAACGGCATACGCTGGAAGCTGAAAAAATATTAACAGAAAACGGACTCGCTCCGGAGATCATTGAAGCCGTTAAAATGCATAATGAGACCGCTCACGGTAAATCCAGGGCTGAAATTTTCCATAAAGCTTTGGCTGCCGGTGAAACAATTACCGGCCTTGTTACCGCCACCGCGCTGGTTTACCCCGATAAAAAACTTTCAAGCGTTAAGACCTCTTCGGTTGTGAAAAGAATGAAAGATAAGCGTTTTGCCGCTTCCATTGACAGAAGCGTCATTATGGAATGCGAGCAGATAGGTATACCGCTGGAGGAATTTGCCGCTCTCTCGGTTGAGGCCATGCGCGGCGTGGCGACGGAATTGGGGTTGTAA
- the asnS gene encoding asparagine--tRNA ligase, whose translation MPSPTVKTLLAGGSELKDITVKGWIRTRRDSKSCSFAELNDGSARENLQLIFSAENGDFSLVLPRLLTGAAVAVTGDLVAAPEGARQKWELRVKKVELYGECDPEKYPIQKKKTSDEFMRTVAHLRPRTNKYASMLRVRAELSFAIHNYFRNNGFFYVHTPIITGSDCEGAGQMFSVSSLDLSNVAALPKTEKGGLDFSKDFFGKKTYLTVSGQLEGETLALALGKIYTFGPTFRAENSNTYRHCAEFWMIEPEMAFYELEDDMSLAEDFVKSITRHTLEHCAEDIELFAKFVDPALMETLKNVSDNAYERLTYSDAVKILEPNNSKFETKVSWGVDLASEHERFLTEKYFKKPVILYNKPKDAAAFYMKLNDDGRTVRGMDLLVPRIGELIGGSERENRLDVLEKKMADFKIDTESYQWYLDLRRFGSVPHSGFGLGFERMMMLVTGISNIRDVTAYPRVPGWAEF comes from the coding sequence ATGCCATCCCCCACGGTAAAAACCCTCCTCGCCGGCGGTTCGGAACTTAAAGATATCACGGTTAAAGGCTGGATACGGACCAGGCGCGATTCCAAATCCTGCTCTTTCGCTGAATTAAACGACGGTTCCGCCAGGGAAAATCTACAACTTATCTTTTCGGCTGAAAACGGCGACTTCTCTTTGGTGCTGCCGCGCCTGCTTACGGGCGCTGCCGTCGCGGTTACGGGCGACCTGGTGGCCGCGCCTGAAGGCGCCAGGCAAAAGTGGGAACTGCGCGTAAAAAAAGTCGAGCTATACGGCGAATGCGATCCCGAAAAATACCCGATACAGAAGAAAAAAACCTCCGACGAATTTATGCGCACCGTGGCCCACCTGCGCCCCCGCACCAACAAGTACGCTTCCATGCTGCGCGTGCGCGCGGAACTCTCCTTTGCCATCCACAATTATTTCAGGAATAACGGTTTTTTTTACGTTCATACTCCCATTATCACAGGTTCCGACTGCGAAGGCGCGGGCCAGATGTTCTCGGTTTCAAGCCTTGACCTTTCAAATGTTGCGGCCCTGCCTAAAACCGAGAAAGGCGGGCTGGATTTTTCAAAGGACTTTTTTGGAAAAAAAACTTATCTCACCGTTTCAGGACAGCTTGAGGGAGAAACATTAGCCCTCGCCCTCGGTAAAATTTACACTTTTGGCCCCACTTTCAGAGCCGAGAACTCAAACACTTACCGCCACTGTGCCGAGTTCTGGATGATAGAGCCGGAGATGGCGTTCTACGAGCTTGAAGACGATATGTCGCTGGCCGAAGATTTCGTGAAAAGCATTACCCGCCATACACTGGAGCATTGCGCCGAAGACATTGAGCTTTTTGCTAAATTCGTCGATCCGGCACTTATGGAAACGCTTAAAAATGTCTCAGATAACGCTTATGAGCGCCTGACATACAGCGACGCGGTGAAAATACTGGAGCCGAATAATTCAAAATTTGAAACCAAGGTGTCATGGGGCGTCGACCTGGCCTCGGAACATGAAAGATTTTTGACGGAAAAGTATTTCAAGAAGCCGGTAATTCTATACAACAAACCAAAGGACGCGGCAGCCTTTTACATGAAGCTGAATGACGACGGGCGCACGGTGCGTGGCATGGACTTACTGGTGCCGCGCATAGGCGAACTTATAGGCGGCAGCGAGCGCGAAAACCGACTGGATGTGCTTGAGAAAAAAATGGCCGATTTTAAGATAGATACCGAAAGCTACCAGTGGTATCTTGACCTGAGGCGCTTCGGTTCGGTGCCCCATTCAGGCTTTGGCCTCGGGTTTGAACGAATGATGATGCTTGTTACCGGGATTTCCAATATCAGGGATGTTACCGCCTACCCCCGCGTCCCCGGCTGGGCAGAGTTCTAA
- the mltG gene encoding endolytic transglycosylase MltG: MKKLKSIALVLAAAIIALSLYLFWPGQELKVTINEGAGAAQAAQILKREGVIISATWFRALVKLTGTGKKIMPGDYSLRRGMSAEEALWRLIHNNYVSQIKVNIPEGWRAEQIAERLEANGVTRVEPFLALVRKEKLEGMLFPSTYYLKKNTPAREVINLLKSEFDRQIAPLFSKGFPQGLDEKKVLVIASIVEREAVDAAERPLIAAVYLNRYRKKMALEADPTVQYALGYWKKGITLTDLRVKSPYNTYAVGGLPPGPICNPGYESVAAVIAPAEIDALYFVADRRGKHIFNANFEEHKKAKRRVEHEARNSR, translated from the coding sequence ATGAAAAAACTTAAATCAATCGCGTTAGTTCTTGCTGCGGCAATAATAGCGCTTTCTCTTTATTTATTTTGGCCCGGCCAGGAGCTGAAAGTTACCATTAATGAGGGAGCCGGCGCGGCCCAGGCGGCCCAGATCCTGAAACGCGAAGGCGTTATAATAAGCGCCACCTGGTTCAGGGCGCTTGTAAAGTTAACCGGCACCGGGAAAAAAATAATGCCGGGCGACTATTCCCTCAGGCGCGGAATGTCCGCGGAAGAGGCCTTGTGGCGTCTTATTCATAACAACTATGTCAGCCAAATCAAGGTAAACATCCCGGAGGGCTGGCGCGCCGAGCAGATAGCCGAGCGCCTTGAGGCGAACGGCGTTACAAGGGTGGAGCCGTTCCTGGCGCTGGTCAGAAAAGAAAAACTTGAGGGAATGCTTTTCCCTTCAACTTATTACCTCAAAAAAAATACGCCCGCGCGGGAAGTGATTAATTTGCTAAAATCTGAATTTGACAGACAGATAGCGCCTTTGTTCTCTAAAGGGTTCCCGCAGGGGCTGGATGAAAAGAAGGTCCTTGTTATCGCTTCTATAGTGGAGCGGGAAGCGGTAGACGCGGCGGAGCGTCCGTTGATCGCGGCGGTTTATTTAAACCGCTATCGCAAAAAAATGGCGCTTGAAGCCGACCCTACCGTACAATACGCTTTAGGATATTGGAAAAAAGGCATTACGCTCACGGATTTGCGTGTTAAGTCGCCGTACAATACCTATGCTGTGGGCGGGTTGCCTCCGGGGCCGATATGCAACCCGGGCTATGAATCCGTGGCCGCGGTTATCGCTCCGGCGGAGATCGACGCCCTTTATTTTGTGGCCGATCGAAGAGGGAAACATATTTTTAACGCCAATTTCGAGGAGCATAAGAAGGCCAAACGGCGCGTGGAACATGAAGCAAGGAACAGCAGATAG
- the thpR gene encoding RNA 2',3'-cyclic phosphodiesterase, producing the protein MRLFIASSFEPQFIETLEEITAYARANAGGDTVKWVERANFHLTYAFLGEVSDSGAAAAIKSVDAAIEGRKSFALVSGALGAFPSPRNPRVLWLGFNEGAPALREIAEKLSQALSGRGLAFENRFEPHITLGRVKKTLPGNFFRRAADYAVTKKAVSALASMEVMESVLTPDGPLYRRVYSRQLRAYEKT; encoded by the coding sequence ATGCGGCTTTTTATCGCCTCCTCCTTTGAGCCGCAGTTTATTGAAACCCTGGAGGAGATTACGGCCTATGCGCGCGCGAATGCGGGCGGTGACACTGTAAAATGGGTGGAACGCGCTAATTTTCACCTGACCTATGCCTTTCTGGGGGAAGTGTCCGATAGCGGCGCCGCAGCGGCGATAAAAAGTGTGGACGCCGCCATTGAAGGCCGCAAGTCTTTTGCACTGGTCTCAGGCGCTCTCGGAGCTTTCCCCTCGCCGCGTAATCCGCGTGTGCTGTGGCTCGGATTTAATGAGGGTGCCCCGGCTTTGCGTGAAATAGCTGAAAAACTGTCGCAGGCGCTTTCCGGGCGCGGTTTGGCGTTTGAAAACCGTTTTGAGCCGCATATCACCCTTGGCCGGGTTAAGAAGACTCTGCCTGGAAATTTTTTCAGGCGCGCGGCGGACTACGCCGTAACAAAAAAAGCGGTATCGGCTCTGGCTTCGATGGAAGTGATGGAAAGCGTACTCACCCCGGACGGTCCGTTATACAGGCGGGTGTACAGCAGGCAACTTAGGGCTTATGAAAAAACTTAA